One genomic region from Marinobacter szutsaonensis encodes:
- a CDS encoding glycosyltransferase family 4 protein, with protein MNNTKVPNCKFVFMFPDIAEPTVHELEQGNIPKEILNGYYQLLENGWDVTISDARWKGPFAKLRRKIKRFITLPSLGMFRDWLPADVIVIKDDFSLSLSLCAKLMGKKLVYLDAMFSFPKRAIRNVLIKLNLLLADRVICFSRTQAESWSIKYGVPQSKFSVLRYSIDAEFYQGAVEKHVEDSNKVIAIGRDLGRDFETLAEAVRDKDISLYLVTLPYLLPVSVSNIANVHVKQRLNYSELMDLYQQSVASIVPLIGELTYPSGIRAVMEAMAVGKPVIATRTPVLAEYFTEGEEITFVKAKCTSDMVNAIEILMRSKKLQRKLIDNAHKKLCDEYNVEKYVHDLQRILVSFTKSEGMVSTASTDEGRNNSR; from the coding sequence ATGAACAATACTAAAGTGCCGAACTGTAAATTTGTCTTCATGTTTCCCGATATCGCTGAGCCAACCGTTCATGAATTAGAACAAGGAAATATTCCGAAAGAAATACTCAATGGCTATTATCAGTTACTCGAAAATGGATGGGATGTGACAATTTCGGATGCCCGATGGAAAGGGCCCTTTGCTAAGTTAAGGAGGAAAATTAAGAGATTCATTACGTTACCAAGTCTAGGAATGTTCCGGGATTGGCTTCCAGCCGATGTGATTGTGATCAAAGATGATTTTTCACTTTCCCTAAGCTTGTGCGCAAAGTTAATGGGTAAAAAGCTGGTTTACTTGGACGCTATGTTTTCTTTCCCTAAAAGAGCGATCAGAAATGTTTTGATAAAGTTGAATTTGTTATTAGCAGATAGAGTTATCTGCTTTTCCAGAACACAGGCAGAATCCTGGTCTATCAAGTATGGTGTGCCTCAAAGTAAGTTCAGTGTGTTAAGGTATAGTATCGATGCTGAGTTCTACCAAGGAGCGGTTGAAAAGCATGTTGAGGATAGCAACAAGGTAATTGCGATTGGACGTGATCTTGGTAGGGATTTTGAAACTTTAGCCGAGGCCGTTAGGGATAAGGATATATCTCTATATTTGGTTACACTGCCTTATCTTTTACCAGTATCAGTGAGTAATATTGCAAACGTTCATGTTAAACAACGCTTGAACTACTCTGAGTTGATGGATCTATACCAACAATCAGTAGCATCGATTGTACCTCTCATTGGTGAATTGACCTACCCTTCAGGTATCAGGGCGGTGATGGAAGCTATGGCAGTAGGAAAGCCAGTCATTGCTACGCGTACTCCTGTTCTCGCTGAATATTTCACTGAAGGCGAAGAGATTACATTTGTAAAAGCGAAATGTACTTCCGATATGGTTAATGCCATCGAAATTCTCATGCGTTCAAAAAAGCTTCAACGGAAACTAATTGATAATGCACATAAAAAGCTTTGTGATGAGTACAATGTAGAAAAATATGTTCATGACTTGCAGCGTATACTCGTCAGTTTTACAAAGTCGGAGGGAATGGTATCGACAGCGTCGACTGACGAAGGGCGAAATAATTCCAGGTAA
- a CDS encoding glycosyltransferase, translating into MRKVGVLAVGNFDSNTGYAWRLMELFWCELSVFFAAKNYQTYVVFPTVSEIPRCLTQHNCIVEKQDFTSRSLRSVMRQASYLRKNSIRTIYLTDQETNSFRFFIYRLCGVKEIIVHDHTPGVRTPPGMVKKVFKLILNRLPLFSCTACFAVSPYVNKRLIEVNCIPRSKVYCITNGIEILNSKPIRREPDEVIRVVTVGRASYYKGIDFALRVIRLLVHDYGCRNIRYELFGDGPDLAVFKALTAVLEIESYVVFHGLVNDVAKKLENFDIAFHPSKGEAMSLAILEYMRAGLPVVASSNPSVSSILENDHDSLIYEEGKEASAVHALLALINSSSYRNALGQSGQDKVKREFSTQSMLARFRNALSTVIAEEKPGYIKLLR; encoded by the coding sequence TTGCGTAAAGTAGGTGTATTGGCAGTAGGGAATTTCGATTCCAATACTGGATATGCGTGGAGGTTGATGGAGCTTTTTTGGTGTGAGCTATCAGTTTTTTTTGCAGCTAAAAATTACCAAACCTACGTTGTTTTCCCGACAGTTTCCGAAATTCCTAGATGTTTGACTCAACATAATTGCATTGTTGAAAAGCAGGATTTTACTTCTAGGTCGCTCCGCTCTGTAATGCGCCAAGCGAGTTACCTTCGGAAAAATTCGATCAGGACGATCTATCTAACAGATCAGGAAACAAATTCATTTAGGTTTTTTATTTACAGGCTTTGCGGTGTTAAGGAAATCATTGTCCACGACCACACACCAGGCGTACGTACGCCTCCGGGAATGGTTAAGAAGGTGTTCAAGCTAATTCTTAACAGATTACCCTTGTTCTCATGCACCGCGTGTTTTGCGGTTAGCCCGTACGTCAATAAACGTCTGATTGAGGTCAATTGTATTCCACGCTCTAAAGTGTATTGCATAACAAACGGGATCGAAATTTTGAATTCGAAACCGATTAGAAGGGAGCCCGACGAAGTTATTAGGGTCGTGACGGTTGGAAGAGCATCTTATTATAAAGGTATCGATTTCGCGCTTCGGGTAATCCGGTTGTTGGTCCATGATTATGGGTGTCGGAATATCCGGTATGAATTGTTTGGAGATGGGCCGGACCTTGCGGTCTTTAAGGCGCTGACGGCGGTGTTAGAGATTGAGTCTTACGTAGTTTTTCACGGTCTGGTTAATGATGTTGCCAAAAAGCTCGAGAACTTCGACATCGCGTTTCACCCTTCAAAAGGAGAGGCTATGTCACTTGCGATATTGGAGTATATGAGAGCAGGGCTGCCAGTAGTCGCTTCGAGCAACCCTTCTGTAAGCTCAATCCTCGAGAATGATCATGATTCACTTATTTACGAAGAAGGCAAAGAGGCAAGCGCCGTCCATGCTCTTTTGGCGCTAATAAACTCCTCTTCCTATCGTAATGCACTTGGGCAATCCGGCCAAGATAAGGTAAAGCGCGAATTTTCTACCCAGTCGATGTTGGCTCGCTTTCGAAATGCGTTATCAACGGTTATTGCGGAAGAAAAACCAGGATATATAAAATTATTGCGATAG
- a CDS encoding glycosyltransferase, producing MGKDFKISFIIPCFNEEKIISKTIFSIRKQAECNGLSYEIIVVDNMSTDDSPNIIKRSGVKLVRSSAVTVGAVRNEGVKYSTGNLLVFLDADVFLDEGWGVAIKKKRLELLANRKLITGSHCCVPNSLSQPFLSWYSGIEHDSRNTHLGTGHLIVNRCFFKEVGMFNPNLESGEDYDFCRRAIDSGGIIESDKSLKAYHMGYPQNVVDFLRRESWHGVSDLRSINSFLSSKVALVSFLFSSLHFLFIFSLFFSSYILGLLSVLLVSAILVLVVVNKFNFVGFKDFVNKLIVSYIYLAGRSLSFLKKASRKGRSAQ from the coding sequence ATGGGCAAAGATTTTAAAATTTCTTTTATTATCCCCTGCTTTAACGAAGAAAAAATTATCTCCAAAACTATATTTTCAATTCGTAAGCAAGCAGAGTGTAATGGGTTGAGTTATGAAATCATTGTTGTGGACAATATGTCAACGGATGATAGCCCGAACATCATAAAAAGATCTGGTGTAAAACTTGTTAGGAGTAGCGCTGTTACCGTCGGCGCAGTTCGCAATGAAGGGGTAAAGTACTCAACCGGAAACCTATTGGTTTTTCTTGACGCAGATGTATTTCTTGATGAAGGCTGGGGGGTAGCTATCAAGAAAAAGAGGTTAGAACTATTGGCTAATCGAAAGTTAATAACAGGTTCGCATTGCTGTGTGCCTAATAGTTTATCTCAGCCCTTTTTATCCTGGTACAGCGGTATAGAACACGACAGTAGAAACACTCATCTAGGTACTGGACATTTGATCGTGAACCGTTGCTTCTTTAAAGAGGTTGGAATGTTCAACCCCAATTTGGAATCTGGTGAGGACTACGATTTCTGTCGTCGCGCGATTGATAGTGGGGGCATTATAGAAAGCGATAAAAGTTTAAAGGCCTACCATATGGGGTACCCACAGAATGTGGTTGATTTTTTAAGAAGGGAGTCGTGGCATGGTGTTTCAGATTTGCGAAGTATCAATTCGTTCTTAAGCTCAAAAGTTGCCTTAGTTTCCTTTCTTTTCTCGTCACTACACTTTTTATTCATTTTCTCATTGTTTTTTTCATCCTATATCTTGGGTTTGTTGTCAGTATTGCTTGTGTCAGCTATTTTGGTATTGGTGGTTGTCAATAAATTTAATTTTGTTGGCTTCAAGGATTTCGTAAACAAACTGATTGTCTCATATATTTATCTTGCGGGGAGGTCTTTGTCTTTTTTAAAGAAGGCTTCTAGAAAGGGGAGATCCGCTCAGTGA